The following proteins are encoded in a genomic region of Dasypus novemcinctus isolate mDasNov1 chromosome 21, mDasNov1.1.hap2, whole genome shotgun sequence:
- the FBXO39 gene encoding F-box only protein 39 produces the protein MDEESELIQPQDQSCWATLPDVCLRRVFWWLGDRDRSRAALVCKKWNQMMYSADLWRYRTITFSGRPSRVHASEFESALWYVKKFGRYLEHLEIKFLNPYNAMLTRKFQVTMRGLLSCLGKTNTRLKALSIQHLELDRLVWRTSIRSSFIKSLSFFLKKMGKHLHYLNLKGARLTVEQGCHVLNTLSHLRSESMVSELNLEDYFSHHLAVYSSPQFNKTMATFRSLGALTLNYNCISDELLENLCENNASTLRTMNIKCHIHDPHGQVIWGMSWANLTRQATSLKVNFFFERVLKYERLARILLQEIPVRSISLRSCYFSDPDWSMRPTLMDLLPIFRHTLQKLTFEFNNNHESLDEELHLLILSCRKLFYFKIWAFLDVKFVERILKSQEEGQCALRTLKVRIYTNRYETNEEDRMLREIYRKYRKLIDSELNYFVIAYPMM, from the exons ATGGACGAAGAAAGTGAACTGATCCAACCTCAAGACCAGAGCTGCTGGGCCACTCTGCCCGATGTGTGCCTGCGTCGTGTTTTCTGGTGGCTGGGAGACAGGGACAGGTCCAGGGCAGCGCTCGTCTGCAAAAAGTGGAACCAGATGATGTACTCGGCGGACCTCTGGCGGTACAGGACCATCACTTTCAGCGGGAGACCCTCCAGGGTGCACGCGTCTGAATTCGAGTCAGCTCTTTGGTACGTAAAGAAATTTGGTCGTTATCTGGAGCACCTGGAGATCAAATTCCTGAATCCTTACAACGCCATGTTGACCAGGAAGTTCCAGGTCACCATGCGAGGCCTCCTGTCGTGCCTGGGCAAGACGAACACCCGCCTGAAAGCGCTTTCCATCCAGCACCTGGAACTGGACCGCCTGGTCTGGAGGACCAGCATCAGGAGCTCGTTCATCAAGAGCTTGAGCTTCTTCTTAAAGAAGATGGGCAAACACCTGCATTACCTCAACCTGAAAGGCGCCCGGCTGACCGTGGAGCAAGGCTGCCACGTTCTCAACACCCTGAGCCACCTACGCAGCGAGAGCATGGTCTCAGAGCTCAACCTCGAGGACTACTTCAGCCATCACCTCGCCGTCTACAGCAGCCCCCAGTTCAACAAGACCATGGCCACCTTCCGCAGCCTGGGCGCCCTGACCCTCAACTACAACTGCATCTCCGACGAGCTGCTGGAGAACCTGTGCGAGAACAATGCCAGTACCCTCCGCACCATGAACATCAAGTGCCACATCCACGACCCCCACGGGCAGGTCATCTGGGGCATGTCGTGGGCCAATCTGACCAGGCAGGCCACTAGCCTGAAGGTGAACTTCTTCTTTGAGCGGGTCTTGAAGTACGAGCGCCTGGCCCGGATCCTCTTGCAGGAGATCCCGGTCAGGAGCATCAGTCTGAGAAGCTGCTATTTCAGTGACCCGGACTGGTCCATGAGGCCCACGCTGATGGACCTCCTGCCCATTTTCCGGCACACTCTGCAG AAATTAACTTTTGAATTCAACAACAACCACGAGTCGCTGGACGAGGAGCTGCACCTCCTCATCTTGTCCTGCAGGAAGTTGTTTTACTTCAAAATCTGGGCTTTCCTGGATGTTAAGTTTGTGGAGCGGATCCTCAAGAGTCAGGAGGAAGGGCAGTGTGCCCTGCGCACGCTCAAG GTGAGAATTTATACAAACAGATACGAGACAAATGAAGAGGACAGGATGCTGCGGGAGATTTACAGGAAGTACCGAAAGCTGATCGATTCAGAGCTTAACTATTTTGTCATCGCTTACCCCATGATGTAA